The nucleotide sequence aagatgaaacgAGATTGAGAAAGAGCTGTCAGATGGGTGAGAGAAGGACCAGGAGAGGGCAAGTGACATGAAGACTTAGAAGAGAGTATTAACAAACAAAATGGTGTCAAAGGTTGCAAAGAGGTTAAAAGGACAAACTGAAAGGCTTTAAGATTTGGTCATTAAGACATCTCTGATAATTTTGGGGAGAGAAGCACCAGTTAAATAACAAGGTCAGGAGCCAAACTggagagtaagaggaaaggagCAGAAGAACCAGTGACAGGCCacttcctcaaggaacttatccGCAAAAGGGACACAGGATGATGGTTAATGAGTCCATCAAATAaaggttttttggggggtagaggagacagaagagaagcagccagtagaagacagggagagagaagtgaGTGGGGATGATGAGGCAATCCgctagagaagatgggaagatCACTAGTGTATGTAGGAGAGTGCGCCTTGGGAAGAAGGGCCGTTTCTTCATGAGAGACAGGGTGATGGTCTAGTGTGGGAAGACAAACGAGTGACGCaagatgagggggaggggagaagagctcTTGGCAAACGGCCTCGATTTTTTCAATGTAATATTAAGGCGAGGTTCTCGGTGTGTTTTGGGGGCGGGGTGTTGCCGTGGGAAGTTCGAGGAGGGATAAAAAGATCTGGAAGAGCTGTTACGTCAATTAGAAGGATTGTGGAAGTGTAGGATTGTTTAGCGgcagtgagggcctagttgaggTCATGTGACAAATTTGTAGGGGACCCAGTCAGCGGGGTTGTGACTTTCTCCAGCTTCACTCTGAAGCACGTGAGTAGGAGGGAAGGcattttcttgtcactttttGCTTTGGACTCTTGTTAGGGGAGGGGAAAGCTGAGAGGGAAGGATAACTTGTCCAGCTTCAGCTTTTTCTAGTTGTCCATATCCTttgtccttccctcctcctctcctacaagtggaagagaggaaaaaggaggacaggatagaggTTCATAATAACCCTATCCGAATGTGAACAAATTGTtcctaaaatgaaaacagaaTCTCAGTGTGTTGGGATTTATGGGGTGTGGGCCGcatgtttaaaagaaacacaaagattTACAGTTAAAATGAGAAGATGAAGCAAAAATctgttatgtttcagctgaactaaaaaaaaaaagcatgggtaCCAATCATTTCAGATGTTACAGTAAATATAGATGTAACACTGACTACTCTGGCTCCCACTGCCAGAAGGCCAGGTAGGTGAGATTTCACTCTTCCCCAATGGTCCTCTGATACTTATGTGGATTTGGGGTCTAGGTTCTCTGCCATTGACTCCAGCTTCCATAGATGGTGCTCCCTTGAGGGTAGAGGGGCTCCCTTGTACTCTAGTTCTATTTAACCCCTGGATAGTCAAATGAGCTTTGACAAAGCAGTATTTACTTCAGAAAGTATGATCACACATTTATTCCCAGCTCATGGGCCCCCTTATACCACTTCAGTCTCTGTGGAGGGGAAGattaggttcatagcttagctcagttcctaaaGAGCAGAgggccccttcctcctccctgcccccctccccacccagactAATTCCTGAGGGGAGCCAGACACCCTGACTTCTCAGGACTCCTGTTCTGGTCCAGCTGGCTGCACTACCTTGTCTGTAATCCTGGCCCCAAGGTCACTCAAACACCCCAGGCTAATGGAGATCACCTCCAGCACCTGAGACAggacacagaacagaaacaagaACTTCCAGTTCCATTTCTGGAGGGTGCAGGGAAGTCTTCCTTTCATCACTTTAGTTCATGGCACCCATGGTATGAGTGAACTGTGACCTACACCTTCTGGATGCAGAAAAGAGCacgagagaggggaggaaaagaggaatggATTGGTTCAATCTTCCCAGTTTTAGATACAAGAAGCCAATCAACGAGGATACCTCCAGCCATGTGGTAGGGCACAGACCAGCCTAGGTTACATAGATAAGATAGAGATGAGCAGGGAAATTCCATTTTgtttaaaggcaccatagactTAAGAGATCTGTCCAGCTGTCCATTCAGATACTCTGGATCCGGGACAAGGTGTCATAAAAATAAGTCCTTTTGGggtctgtcttcccttttttctatcCCCTGTTCCAAACACGCTGGAGAATGAATGAGTTGAGAGTAAGTGTACTAATGGAAAATGACAGAATATTGTCAGTTGTTCTGAAGAGTCTTTAAAAAGACTGGAATGGAGAGCTTGGTGGCCCAGGAGAAACTGCTGGGCAAGGATCACCTAGTGGGGCTGAAACCCCGTCAGATGCAGAGAAACTAGGACAACTCCACAGTGGAGGAGGTGGTCCAGCAGGTGCAGGAGTTACTTGGGAGAAGCATCCTGGGGCTTTCTTGTGCTCTCATGCCAtttgaacaaatatttcttgagcacTTGCATGCAAGGATTGAGGGACTAAAACCACCACAGCCACTGCTGTGCAGAAAGACCTGGAGGAAAAGGCTCAGGTCCCCTGAGCCCACACAATGATCCACATTCTACTCCTACCATCTCTCTCAACCTTCCTCTACCGCTCCATTGCTAGAGAAATCCTTAAGGATGCGCTAATggaaattcacccattcccctaGTCTTTGGCCACTGATTCAGTAAACATTAAGGGTCTGTTAAGTACTCTGCACAGGGGAAAGTTTATTGGAGGATGAGGAACAACACTGGTGACTAtcatatacaatattatatacatGGACCATTAGAGAGGTGCCAAAGTTTGTACCCACTGGGAGTATCAAAGATGGTCTGAGTCTGGTACTCCGATTAGGTTAaggtactgattttttttacaagGTCAAAGAAGTATTTAAGCGCCTGTTACATGCTAAAATCTTGCCTCACattctgtttgatcctggacaagtcatttgtgtctatttcagtttcctcatctgtgaaggaAGTATAAAAACTGACATCCTAGGGttctatgtacatatacacacgtgtataaaTATCCATACTtatgcatacataaacacacatatttgAGACAACCTGGGACTTTGGGACGGGAGTAGCATCATGGAGAAGCAGTTAAGTATCCTGACTAGGAAAGTACAGGTTTCTATCTTCCTTAGGGCAATATGTATGTAACAGGTATCATTATCAGAAGAGGATAAAcaggttggctaatatggcagaaaaggaaaatgacaaatattggagggaatgcggaaaaattgggacatgctggagaacaatttggaacaggCTATAAACTAGTCCaacaggctataaaactgtacgtGGCCTTTAACCCAGCTGTACCACTGCtatatatcctaaagagatcaaagaaagaggaaaaggatctatttctacacagatatttatagcagctctttttatggtggtaaagaattggcaACTGGGaatatgcccatcaattgaagaatggctgaacaaactatggcatacaatgtaatggaatattattgtgctataagaaatgacaagggggatggtttcagagaaacatgggaagacttatatgaactgatgcaaagtgaaatgagcagaaccagggcaTTGTACACACTAACAGAAATATCatacaatgaccaactgtgaatgacttagctagcctcagcaatacaatgatccatgaaaatcccaaaggatttatgaaaaatgttatccatctctagagaaagaactaatagagtctgaatgcagattgaagcacactttttttggTCCTCAACATCCTTCTTGGCACCAGCGTCGAGCATTAGTGAAAAGTTGGAGCCACGGTGAAGTAGACAGACTATCAAACGGAGGAGGTCGCCATGCCCACTGCCAGGGCCGCACAGTTCTCTCAGGGTGGGGCATGAGTGCCAGATGGCGGCCATCCTGGGAGCAGACACCAGCCACACCACCTGGAGAGCCATTAGGATTCAAAGGGTAGTGATCAGTAGGGTTCCCATCATCATCCACCCAATGGAGTGGGATCAAACCCTTTGCTTCCAGCTGAGCCTGGAGTCCAGGGGATGAGAAAGCCATATACCCTGTGGAAATGAGGGGGCAAGTGTCAATACAAAGCTCTGTCATCCACTGATTCTCTTGCACTAAAATCAGCTTCCCTATCTTGGAAGCTGCATGCTCCTGTGTCCTGGGAATCCaatctctccctgccccacctctgGGGCCTCTCCATGCTCGGCCCTCTGCCCTCCCAGCTCCTTCcttttttagtatttttcccCAGTCCACCTTCCATCTTCGGCCTCCCTTTCTCAATACTGACAAGCCCTTCTGCCGTGGTTCTCATCTTTCTACCAGCCCttcaccttctccctctcctcttctgcccctccccatccctaTCCTGCGCTTACTCTTTTGTCTGTGCTGATACTCCGTCCCCATCGTATGCCTAGATCTCCACTTTCTACCGATCCTAATCCTCACTTCCTGGGGTGTCCCCTGTCCCAACATCTTCATTCTCCCCTCTTATAACCCACCCTATGTACCACTCACTTCTGATTACTTTTACCTTCTCCATGAGCACTCCATATTGGCAGTATTCCACCCTCCATTCCTCGAAGCATCAGGGCCGGCCCAGGCCCCACACGCACTGTAGCCCATCTTGACTCGAAGCGACCAGAAATGTTAGACCGAAGGAGAAGGCCAGGCTGGGTCGGAGAAGTATTAGGGGTAGGGTCCTTTTCATCCTCATTAGGGTCTCCCCCAACCCAGCCAAGTAGAGCTAAGAGCTGGCAGCCATTACACACCCCCAGGCTAAAGGTATCAGTTCGCCTACGAAAGCGTTGCAACTCTGTGCTTGCACAGACATTGAATGTCACAGCTGCTGCCCAGCCTGGGGATGGAGAGTGAGAAAGACAAGCGTTAGGGAAGGAGATGGAAGCTTTGCATAAGAAATATTCATGCCTGCTGATTGTCAAGCTCAtagtaataaaatttttttaaagaaaaagtttttgaacaaagtaaatgtaaccaagattagaaggaaaacagaaaactgggaaacaatttttacagcaattATCTTGGATAAAagtctcctttctcaaatatatagaaaactgatgTACATTTATAAGAACTTGTAAGAAtttataagtcattccccaattgataaatggtcaaaggatatgaacagaaagttttcagataaagaaatcaaagctaaagctctaaatcactactgattagagaaaagcaaattaaagcaactctgaggtaccacctcacacctgtcagattggctattatgacagaaaagagaaatgacaaatgttggaggagaaatGTGGAAAAtcagggacactaatgcactgttggtagagttgtgaaccgatccaaccattatggagggCAATTTGAGACTATGCCCCAAAGGCTAgatgtagcagctcttttttgtagtggtaaagaattagaaatataggtgatgcccatcaattggggaatggctgaacaagctgttggAATATGACTGTagtggaatgttactgtgctataagaaatgatgagcaggctgatttcagaaaaacctggaaacctgatgcaaagtgaagtgagcagaaccagaacactgtatacagtaacagtgatACTGTACAGTGATCAAtggtgaatgacttaactattctcagcaatacaaaggtccaagacaatcccaaaggacccatgatgaaaaataccatcccacctccagagaaagaactgatggaatagGAATGCCCATCAGAGCAtactctttttcacttttttatgttttttttcatttcggtctgtgtcttctttcacacaTGACTAACAAggtaatatgttttacatgatttaatatgtataacctatatcaaattgcttaccatcttaagagggggggaagtgagagagggagaaaatctagaactctaaatttttaaaaaaatgtttaaaattgtctttatatgtaaccaatttcatattattttttttaaaaaaaaaaaagaaatatggaagagCACCAGAGAACAGAAATACAGAAGGAATGTTTATGAAACAGGGAGTTTCATAAACAGGAGAAGCAGAAGAGAGGAATCTTTAGGGGGCTGGGGATGATTTAGGATTGATTTTTATTTCCAGTACATATTAAGATACTCCTATCCTGAGACTACCACCATTTACTGAGGGCAGGTAGAAGCAAAGAAATGAGTTTATCTGTCCAATGACTGTCTTCCCCTTCACCCAGCTTAAGTGGAATAAAGTTGAAGACTAATTCTGATTCCAAAGGAGACTGGATCTTTTGAGAACAGAGTAGGGCAAGAAAAAAGGACCTTTTATGTTAAAGGAACTTCAGCTGGAGATAGGGGAGGAATCTGGAATAAAAACTGACCTTTTGCAGAACCGAGGACATCTGCATAGCTGAAACCACCAACAAAGGCCACACCTTGAAATGTGTCCAGTCCAATGGCCCCAGAGCAAAGATCCTGCATTGTCATATCCCAAACCTGAAGTTGGGAGGGTAGGAGTCATATTAGAAACTGGTCTCCTAGGACTGGTACCTCTAGTTTCTAGCTCTCTCCTTTTGTGGGGtaaagtcttttgtttttctgcttaCCTCAAACCCAGCCATGTGGAAAGCATCTGCCATCTCTCGATCTCCATTGCTTCCTTCTTCTCGCAGTACGGCAACTCGAGGGGCAGGGCCTCCTAGGTGGAGAGGCAGAAACAATCTCAAAGATTAAGGAATCTAATCATTCACCTGTGCCCCTCGCCCCCTTCCACTTCTTCCCCAACTCCTTGAACTTAGCAGGCCAAGCATCTAGCTCTTATCCCctagatctctctctctgtagTCCTCCCTCGAATCTCACCAGGTTCACGAGGCACAGAGGTTTCAACAGGAAAAGGTGGTAAGCTGTAGCAAGGTCCTTTCCGCTCTCTCAACCCAGCTTCCTCCTCATTCACACAGCTTGGTTCAGCCTGCAACCGCTCCAACTGGAAACTTGTCTCCTCCCATAATGCTCGTAACTGCCCCACTGTCTCCTCCAAAACAACTGTTCCATTCACTGCCACCCGAACCTGGGGAgaatgggaaggggagaaagagaaatggtaAAGGTCATCCTGGCCCTAAGTCCTGAGAACTCTAGCTTGCCCAGCTCCTTCCCGACTTCCTACCCTGGCATGGGGGCCATCCCCGGCTGCGCAGCCTATGGAAAAGCAGCTGAGGCCTGCATCCTGATATCTATTTTGCACCTGGGCCACATCCCGCTCTCGCACCTCGAGTACCAGACCCAGTTCCTCTGCAAACAGCACCGGCAGCACTGAAAGGAGAAGTAGGAACAAACTGCGGCAAAGGGTCAAGAGGGATGGCAGGAAACGGGGAACAGAGGGGTCAGCTGAACATGGGATACCTGAGAAGGAAACGGAGGTTGGGCCATTTAGACGCTCCAATTCCATGAAACATGAGAAACATCAGTCTAAgtgacagagaagggaagtgggaaGAGGAGAGTTGGCTTAAACTTTAGACACTTGAGTCTCTCACCATCAGCCCCAGGAAAGGGCAGATCCACTTCTATCCCACAATTTCCGGCAAATGCCATCTCCAGAATGCAAGTAATGAGACCTCCATCACTGACATCATGGCCAGAACTTAGCAGATGGTCTGAAGAAGAAAGAGTAAGAGGTCATCAGTCTTAGGCTCCTTTGGTTTCTTTCCACACCTCACCTTCACAGAGAAAAAGTCAGGCAGAGACAGACTAGGAGAGATAGAACAAGAAAGAGGTTAACAGACAGACCCCTAGAGTGGTAAGTGTCCCTCCTCTCATCCTCATTAAACTATGGCCAGTCCCTCTGTGCTGTCCCTGTGACTCACTCACCTTTCAGCAGCCCCTGGGTAACATTGAAGGCCCAAACAAGATTCTCAGGAACATCCAAATCGggaggctctgtcccaagctggGAGAAGCACTGAGCCAGGGCTGTGCCCCCCAGTCGGTGCTGCCCAGGGCTCAGAGGCACATATAAGAGATGTCCTGAAAAATTAAGGAAGCTTGAGGGCAGGAAACAAGAGAAAACCAGATAGGGAGAGGGACGGGAAGCTGGACTTGCGACTTCATTTGTATAGAAAACTGCCAAATGAGGatgttccctttaccaatgcaggtcaacaTCTCTGCAACCtagggtcttagagagttgcctagaacactgagagttaagtgacctgcccagggtcacacagccatgtATTCTATGTACTGAGCCATGCAGCTCTGAACTCACTATCTTTAACACAGGAAAATACTACCTGCACATAGGAGGATCCCCCAAAGACCACAACTCTCAGCATGCACCAGCCTCCCTTCCCTATTTTCCAGGTGTGTAAGCCAAGGATTGTTGAAAGGAGAAGGGTGGCCTGCCTGACCTCTGATTTCTCAGGAAAGGGAGTGATACCTTGCCCTCCAGGGTTCTTGAGGTCTGGGGTCACAGTGGCCATTATGTCAGGACAAACAGCATAGGCTGAAATGACTAGAGATCCTAGGATAAGAAAAGAAGACATAGATCATAGATGACATGAGTTCAGCCTCTCACACTGACCCCTCCCTCCACCCGGCGTTCATTACAAGGCCTTCTCTGTTTTATTTACTTTCCTGGCTTTCCAGCTCTTTCCCTCCATTATCCTATTAAGGTCATCCCATCTCACCAGGAGCCCTCACGGTTTCATTTCCAACACGAGCAGCCATGCTAAGTGAGTCCTTGCCACCATccactgccacccccagggcACGCATGACAGCCACCATGGCCACACAAGCGTCCACCAGAGTTACTCCGTCCCCAGGGAGCTTAGCTGGCCACATCCAGTTTCCACTGCATTTCACATCCTGAGTGAGACAAGGAATGACACATGAGGGTTAGAGAAAACTGGGATGTGAGAGAAGAGTAAAAAGGAGGTAAGCTGGGAAACTGGAATCTGTAGGGAAACACCAAGTAGGGGGCTGAAATGCCAAAGAAGTGAAGGCTAGAGAGGTGACAAATGAGGCAAGGGAAACAGAGGGCATGGGGAAGATGCAGAGGTAAAAGGTTATGGGACTGGGATGGTCAGAGCAGTATGGGGATTGGGGCGGGGCTGGAACCTCACCCGTAAATCAGTGATCTGTGCAAACACCAGGTTGGTGAGGGCTTCAGCCACAGCCAGGCGAGCAGCCGCCCCGGGGTCCAGCAGGCTCTTTATCGGCTGTTCTCCTAGGGCTGTGGCTGCCCCCACCAGTTCCCCATGACTCAAGGCCACCACTGCGACATCGGCTAGAGGTGTGTGGAGTGGCCCCACACACTGCTGTTGAGCCACCAGCCCTCCCACTGACCGGTCCACCTGTGGGATGAGCGTTCAGGCATTGAGACACAACAGTGAGACACACCCAGGAAGACACAGCAGTGATTCAGGAGGggtgaggagaagaaaggaattatGTAGTCCTGAAGAGAGTAGAGAATGTGAGATGTCTTCAAAGGGGGCAGGCAGAGAGAACTAGCAACAGAGGTCCCCAGCCCCAAGAGGGAGTGGGCAGGGAAGAAGAAATGACCCCAACTCAACTGGCACAACCCCCATTCAAATCCCAGGCGTTTGAAGCCTAAGACAACACTTAGTCATGTGGGCCCTAAGGGTGAGGTGGAAGAATTTGAGAGACTGTCCTCTGGTAAAATTCCACCATGACTCCCCTCTTCATCTACCCAAATCTTGCCTATCTTGTCCCCTCCCCCTGGGCTGGAAGGGGAACTGGGCAAAGCTCACAGTTGTCTTGTACTGAGGCCTCTTTGAAGATAAGCCCTGAAATGGGGGGAGAAAGAAGTACCTTGTTAGTTAAGTAGCGCTTGCTGGCCACAGCAGGCAGCCGCAGGACCCGATCAAGAGCCTGAAGGACACTTAACCCAGGGGGCAAAACCAGGGGCTGCAGGACGCAGGGGATTCTCTCAAGGAAGAAATCCTGGAAGAGAAATACAGAGTAGTGGAGGTCCCGAGGTCAGGAAGTCAGGCAGAGACTCAAAAACACAAGGGGAGGGCCAGATGGGGGTGAGAAGGGAGGCTGGGGCTATAAAGGGTTAGGAGGCCAGAGGTTCGACAGGcatggaagcagcctcagagattTCTGGGCGCTACGCTCAGTGTCCAGTCTCAGCACCTTCCTGGGCATCTTCCCCAGCACCCAGTCCAGTTTCAAGTCCACAGGGGTTGAGGGAAGAGCAGAGGGCCCATCTCCACGATCCTGTTTGCCCACAAGACACTTTCGGTCTTCTACTAACACGATCTGGACggagacaaaaaagagagaagacaaacaaACTCTACAAAGGATCACAGACTGAATTCCACCCACTGAATCCATATTCTACCGTCACCCGTTCTACTCTTTGCTCCCCGCACACTTACATACAACTCTATCCCGAACACATTCCCACCTAATACTTGCTAGCACGCAAAGAGCCACACGtttgttatctcacttgatcctcacagccgCTCTCTGAGGTAAGTCCTATtgctatcatccctattttacagagaaggaaaatgaaactgagaagtgaagtgtctcaggcaggatctgaactcaggtcttcctgacttcaggtccaacactcttcccccacctccttctGATCCAGCTGCTGCAGCTGTCACTATGCCTCTTCTTTTAGGTCACGTTATTCAGTCGTTTTAATTGTGTCCCATTCTTCACGAGCCCTctgggggtttccttggcaaagatgctggggtggttagccatttccttctccagcttattttacagataaggaaactgaggcaaacaaggttcagtgacttgcccaaggtcacacagcgaataagtgtctgtggcctgatttgaactcaggtcttcctgactccaaccctggcacactatccactgtgccactcagctgcccttGTTCTAGGAAGACCCATCCTTCCTTGCAAGCAGTTCTCCCCTGTCCCGTTCATCCCCATTCCTGGTCGTCTAGGCTTCTCACCCGTCCATCTCCTGTGATGGTTCCGACGTAGCAGACAGGACATCGTTCTCGAGAGCAGACTTGGTTCATGAAATCCCGATGAGAAGATCTCATCAGCAGGGCATTTGACTCCTGGTACTCGGCGCCCCAGATTTCCAGGGCATTCACTGTTGGGTCTCCCAACTATAAAACCACAttggaggagacaggaggagGAAAGATAAAAGACGGCCAGGCAGCCCTTGAGAGCTAAATGAGAATGGACTTTAATAAGTCAGGAAGGTGGATAAGGGTTgtttcttctctgcctccctcaggtttctttctttctttctttctctctctctgtttctttccttctttccttccttttttctttctttttgcaggggggaaggcagggcaattggggtgaagtgacttgcccaaggtcacacagctagtaagtgtgtcaagtgtctgaggccggatttgaactcaggtcctcctcactccagggccagtgctctacactgtgccacctagctgccccaacctaaACTTTTTAACCTAAGCTCAGATTTCTTGCAATTCCTGGGGGTAGGGACCTGGAACAACTGTAGCGAATGTGTATGGCACAGCAATGGGACTTCGAATTTCTTCAAGGCACAACATGGAACAGGGTGTGGCCTGACATACCTGAAAACGGCTGGTGTAGATTCTGGCTCCAGCTGGATCACTCAGCTCCTTCAGGACATTCCCTAGGAGAAGAGGTCAGAGAGGCACTCAGTACAAAGATCCTCAGACGGAGAGGTCTCAACGTCAGATCTAATTTTACTTACCTAACCTTactctgggaggtggggggagtctCTGGAGGGGAAgcccttaatttcaatttttcccTGCTCATTTTCACCCTCCCTACCTTTCCCACCTACTACCATAGTTGCTGTTCCTAGAAGTTCCTCCCTAACCCTGCCTAGGGGAGTTGTGTTGGGAAAAAGGGCTCTGGGCTCCACAGTCCATCCCACAGCTCCTCACCATTGCCACCAGCTCCTTGATCGTGAATGCTGCAGATAGGATTCCCTCCAGGTGCCTCCACACAGGCCCGGATTACCCGGTTCACTTTCTGTTCCATCTCAGGATCACCCCGTTGCACTGCCCCAAAATCCAGGTCACTAGCATTGTCTCCCTGAACCTATTTGGGAACAGAGCCAAAGATCTTACTCCCTGCGCACCCTGGCATCCAGCCCACAGCTTTCGCCTTCTTCTACTCACCTGGATGGATGAAGCTGCTCCACCTCCAAGCCCAATCCTATAGACAGGCCCCCCAACTTTCACAACCTCCATGCCTGTGAAGAAGAGAAGTGAGATAAGCTGGAGTTAGAGAATGGAGAGGTACAACAAGAGCCTGTCAAGATGGGGTCTCCAAGGCAAACCCCTTCCTCCAGCCCAGGAACAAAGGAGAAGGCAGCTAAGATTATAGGCTAGAAAAGGACGAGGGTAagtaataagtgc is from Trichosurus vulpecula isolate mTriVul1 chromosome 7, mTriVul1.pri, whole genome shotgun sequence and encodes:
- the PFAS gene encoding phosphoribosylformylglycinamidine synthase, yielding MSQVLRFYVHSSGHEGAASGHTQRKLKGKLTELQGIETELCYNVNWTAESLPSPQETKKLEWLFGCPLESGDVARESWLLPGPNDLLLEVGPRLNFSSPASTNIVSVCWAAGLRAVDRVETTRRYRLTFTSAPSAEEKAIALATIHDQMTEQCFPKPIQSFPTGNPPTSCSGLIDILAEGRTALEKANKELGLAMDSWDLDFYTRRFQELKRNPSIVEAFDLAQSNSEHSRHWFFKGRLWVDGKELEHSLFDAIMSTQATSNPNNVIKFCDNSSAIQGQEVELLCPEDPSRSSRFREQTGIKHVIFTAETHNFPTGVAPFSGATTGTGGRIRDVQCAGQGAHVVAGTAGYCFGNLHIPGYSLPWEDPNFQYPRNFAHPLEVAVEASNGASDYGNKFGEPILAGFARSLGLCLPDGQRREWIKPIMFTGGIGSINAEHVKKEAPEQGMEVVKVGGPVYRIGLGGGAASSIQVQGDNASDLDFGAVQRGDPEMEQKVNRVIRACVEAPGGNPICSIHDQGAGGNGNVLKELSDPAGARIYTSRFQLGDPTVNALEIWGAEYQESNALLMRSSHRDFMNQVCSRERCPVCYVGTITGDGRIVLVEDRKCLVGKQDRGDGPSALPSTPVDLKLDWVLGKMPRKDFFLERIPCVLQPLVLPPGLSVLQALDRVLRLPAVASKRYLTNKVDRSVGGLVAQQQCVGPLHTPLADVAVVALSHGELVGAATALGEQPIKSLLDPGAAARLAVAEALTNLVFAQITDLRDVKCSGNWMWPAKLPGDGVTLVDACVAMVAVMRALGVAVDGGKDSLSMAARVGNETVRAPGSLVISAYAVCPDIMATVTPDLKNPGGQGHLLYVPLSPGQHRLGGTALAQCFSQLGTEPPDLDVPENLVWAFNVTQGLLKDHLLSSGHDVSDGGLITCILEMAFAGNCGIEVDLPFPGADVLPVLFAEELGLVLEVRERDVAQVQNRYQDAGLSCFSIGCAAGDGPHARVRVAVNGTVVLEETVGQLRALWEETSFQLERLQAEPSCVNEEEAGLRERKGPCYSLPPFPVETSVPREPGGPAPRVAVLREEGSNGDREMADAFHMAGFEVWDMTMQDLCSGAIGLDTFQGVAFVGGFSYADVLGSAKGWAAAVTFNVCASTELQRFRRRTDTFSLGVCNGCQLLALLGWVGGDPNEDEKDPTPNTSPTQPGLLLRSNISGRFESRWATVRVGPGPALMLRGMEGGILPIWSAHGEGYMAFSSPGLQAQLEAKGLIPLHWVDDDGNPTDHYPLNPNGSPGGVAGVCSQDGRHLALMPHPERTVRPWQWAWRPPPFDSLSTSPWLQLFTNARRWCQEGC